The following coding sequences are from one Devosia neptuniae window:
- a CDS encoding inositol-3-phosphate synthase, translating to MTGRKVRIGVVGVGNCASSLVQGLTYYRDADGNEPVPGLMHVNLGGYHVSDIEVVAAFDIASTKVGRDVAEAIYAAPNNTKRFADVPPTGVIVQRGNTLDGIGKYLKDEITEADAPVADVAAELRDAEVDVLVSYLPVGSEMASQFYAEEALKAGCGFVNCIPAFIASKPEWEQRFAAAGLPIVGDDIKSQVGATIIHRMLANLFRDRGVRLDHTYQLNFGGNTDFLNMLERERLQSKKISKTQAVTSQFDVPLPADDVHVGPSDHVPWLTDRKWAYIRLEGTTFGGVPLNAELKLEVWDSPNSAGVVIDAVRCAKLALDRGIGGALVGPSSYFMKSPPRQFTDDEARRRTEDFIAGADEPLLGAAE from the coding sequence CGCATCGGGGTGGTCGGCGTGGGAAACTGCGCATCTTCGCTGGTTCAAGGCCTGACCTATTACCGTGATGCCGACGGCAATGAACCCGTGCCCGGGTTGATGCATGTTAATCTGGGCGGCTATCATGTTTCCGACATTGAAGTTGTCGCCGCTTTCGATATTGCCAGCACCAAGGTCGGCCGCGACGTGGCCGAGGCGATCTATGCCGCGCCCAACAATACCAAACGCTTCGCCGATGTGCCGCCCACCGGGGTGATCGTGCAGCGCGGCAATACGCTTGATGGCATCGGCAAGTACCTCAAAGACGAAATCACGGAGGCCGATGCGCCAGTAGCCGATGTGGCAGCCGAATTGCGCGATGCGGAAGTGGATGTGCTGGTTTCCTACCTGCCCGTCGGCTCGGAAATGGCTAGCCAGTTTTACGCCGAAGAGGCGCTCAAGGCCGGTTGCGGCTTCGTCAATTGCATCCCCGCCTTCATCGCCTCCAAGCCGGAATGGGAGCAGCGCTTTGCTGCCGCCGGCCTGCCGATCGTGGGCGACGACATCAAGAGCCAGGTGGGTGCCACCATCATCCACCGCATGCTGGCCAATCTGTTCCGCGACCGTGGCGTGCGGCTCGACCACACCTACCAACTCAATTTCGGCGGCAATACCGACTTCCTCAACATGCTGGAGCGCGAGCGGCTGCAATCCAAGAAGATCAGCAAGACCCAGGCGGTCACCAGCCAATTCGATGTGCCGCTGCCGGCCGATGATGTGCATGTTGGCCCCAGCGATCATGTGCCGTGGCTGACCGACCGCAAATGGGCCTATATCCGGCTCGAGGGCACGACCTTCGGCGGCGTGCCGCTCAATGCCGAGCTCAAGCTCGAGGTCTGGGATTCGCCCAATTCGGCCGGCGTGGTGATCGATGCGGTGCGCTGTGCCAAGCTGGCGCTGGACCGTGGCATTGGCGGCGCGCTGGTCGGGCCCTCGAGCTATTTCATGAAATCGCCGCCCCGCCAGTTTACCGATGACGAGGCCCGCCGGCGCACCGAGGATTTCATTGCCGGGGCGGACGAACCCTTGCTCGGAGCCGCCGAGTGA
- a CDS encoding histidine phosphatase family protein, protein MTSTIYLLRHAAHDQVANYLAGRAPGVQLGPDGLAQAERLGTRLAREPFDALFASPRERAQQTAAAVAAARGNLPIETVEALDEVNFGSWSGCTFTELGKREDWRRWNALRSMAETPAGETMLDVQRRAIGFIRHITTRPGDARLALVSHADVIRAIVGHVLGLPIDAWQRFDIAPASITTLAIGEWGAKLLTLNEITP, encoded by the coding sequence GTGACCAGCACGATCTATCTGCTGCGTCACGCCGCCCATGACCAGGTGGCCAATTATCTGGCCGGCCGCGCACCGGGTGTGCAGCTCGGGCCCGACGGATTGGCGCAGGCCGAGCGGTTGGGTACGCGGCTGGCGCGGGAGCCCTTCGACGCGCTCTTTGCCAGCCCGCGCGAGCGCGCCCAGCAGACCGCTGCCGCCGTGGCAGCAGCGCGGGGCAATTTGCCAATCGAGACGGTGGAAGCGCTGGACGAGGTTAATTTCGGCTCCTGGTCGGGCTGCACCTTTACCGAACTGGGCAAGCGCGAAGACTGGCGCCGCTGGAACGCCTTGCGCAGCATGGCCGAGACGCCAGCCGGGGAAACCATGCTGGATGTGCAGCGCCGCGCCATCGGTTTTATCCGGCACATCACCACCCGCCCCGGCGATGCCCGCTTGGCGCTGGTGAGCCATGCCGACGTGATCCGCGCCATTGTCGGCCACGTACTTGGCCTGCCCATCGATGCCTGGCAGCGCTTCGATATTGCGCCCGCCTCGATCACCACACTGGCGATCGGCGAATGGGGCGCCAAGCTTTTGACGCTCAACGAAATCACCCCGTGA
- a CDS encoding TIGR04290 family methyltransferase, with the protein MTLSAAEIRQQVEALGPWFHNIELGGVRTAPEHFLGDYPNMKWQKFAHAIPADLSGKSVLDIGCNAGFYSIEMKKRGAERVLGVDFDDVYLEQARFAAQVAEADIEFRKLSVYDVGALGEKFDVVIFMGVLYHLRHPLLALDLIREHVAGDLLVFQSMQRGSSEILPLAENYPFSDAALFDEPGFPKLHFIENRYADDPTNWFVPNAACAEAMLRSAGFEITAHPEAEVYICRTTERPAQAFPIYPSQGGRA; encoded by the coding sequence ATGACACTGTCCGCTGCCGAAATACGCCAGCAGGTCGAGGCGCTTGGCCCATGGTTCCACAATATCGAGCTGGGTGGTGTGCGCACCGCCCCCGAGCATTTCCTGGGCGATTACCCCAACATGAAGTGGCAGAAATTCGCCCATGCCATTCCGGCTGACCTGAGCGGCAAGAGCGTGCTCGATATCGGCTGCAATGCCGGGTTCTATTCGATCGAAATGAAAAAGCGCGGTGCCGAAAGGGTGCTGGGCGTGGACTTTGACGATGTCTATCTGGAGCAGGCGCGCTTTGCCGCCCAGGTGGCCGAAGCTGACATCGAATTCCGCAAGCTGTCGGTCTACGATGTCGGGGCGCTGGGCGAAAAATTCGACGTCGTGATCTTCATGGGCGTGCTGTATCACCTGCGCCATCCGCTACTGGCGCTGGACCTGATCCGCGAGCATGTCGCGGGTGACCTGCTGGTGTTCCAGTCCATGCAACGCGGCAGTTCCGAGATCTTGCCGCTGGCGGAAAACTATCCGTTTTCGGATGCGGCGCTGTTCGACGAGCCGGGCTTTCCCAAGCTGCATTTCATCGAAAACCGCTATGCCGACGATCCCACCAATTGGTTTGTGCCCAACGCGGCCTGCGCCGAAGCCATGCTGCGCAGTGCCGGTTTCGAGATCACCGCGCATCCCGAAGCCGAGGTCTATATCTGCCGCACGACGGAGCGGCCGGCCCAGGCGTTTCCAATTTATCCAAGCCAGGGAGGCCGGGCATGA
- a CDS encoding glycoside hydrolase 5 family protein, giving the protein MIEAAMIWNEPNNKSHWDPEIDPDWMRFGQMVNLAAEAIAEANPGVTRVLGGISPIDPGFMTRMKSYGVLDRVNAVAVHGFPLDWNLWQIHDWPQKLEEIRGVTDLPIWVSEVGVSTFGAEEVQVWGLRRTAELLRGNAARIQWYSLYDLPREWEATTRHREAEGSSYYRHFYMGLLREDGTPKPALEEFARHVPEMGLVQWFHYQDHRLDDAVAWMKRLGVTHLRTGLSWADSFRPDALDWFDRQMQALEDFDVTVTFCFTPEHRGVAPHHTSAPQVPEEFAAFCAQMIERYAPATAVRTSPPVETGLRL; this is encoded by the coding sequence ATGATCGAAGCGGCAATGATCTGGAACGAGCCCAACAACAAATCGCATTGGGACCCTGAAATCGACCCGGACTGGATGCGCTTCGGCCAGATGGTCAACCTGGCCGCCGAGGCGATTGCCGAGGCCAATCCGGGCGTGACGCGCGTGCTGGGCGGCATTTCCCCGATCGATCCCGGCTTTATGACCCGGATGAAGAGTTATGGCGTGCTGGACCGCGTCAATGCGGTGGCGGTGCATGGCTTTCCGCTCGACTGGAATTTGTGGCAGATTCACGATTGGCCGCAAAAGCTGGAGGAAATCCGCGGCGTGACCGATTTACCGATCTGGGTGAGCGAGGTGGGTGTCTCCACTTTCGGCGCCGAGGAGGTGCAAGTGTGGGGGCTCAGGCGCACGGCCGAATTGCTCAGAGGCAATGCCGCCCGCATCCAGTGGTACAGCCTTTACGACCTGCCGCGCGAATGGGAGGCGACCACCCGCCATCGCGAGGCCGAGGGCTCCTCCTATTACCGGCACTTCTACATGGGGCTGTTGCGCGAGGACGGCACGCCCAAGCCGGCGCTGGAGGAATTTGCCAGGCACGTACCGGAAATGGGCCTCGTGCAATGGTTTCACTACCAGGATCATCGGCTCGACGATGCGGTGGCCTGGATGAAGCGGTTGGGCGTGACGCATCTGCGCACGGGCCTGTCTTGGGCCGACAGTTTCCGGCCGGACGCGCTGGATTGGTTCGACCGGCAAATGCAGGCGCTCGAAGACTTCGACGTCACGGTGACATTCTGCTTCACGCCGGAACATCGCGGCGTCGCCCCGCACCATACCAGCGCGCCGCAAGTGCCCGAGGAATTTGCGGCTTTCTGCGCGCAGATGATCGAGCGCTATGCCCCGGCAACGGCCGTTCGGACATCCCCGCCGGTCGAGACGGGACTGCGGCTCTAG
- a CDS encoding Coenzyme F420 hydrogenase/dehydrogenase, beta subunit C-terminal domain: MPSSPEIAISPRQIIASGMCIGCGACAAGSNAHMTLDAYGQFKPAGPGTRDRSAAFGRICPFSPAASNEDELASRRFAATPQVDARLGHFTAAYVGAVAEGGYRQHGSSGGMVSWVAAELLRRGLIDGVAHVRPATDGPHFRYAISRTADDILAGAKSRYYPVELSGILAEIRTVPGRYAIVGIPCFIKAVHLLRAEDAVLRERIAYTLGLFCGHMKSARLVESFAWQMHTVSEAVARPEFRLKGPERPANWYTAQLTLRDGEVRQQDWFNLADGDWGAGFFQNSACNWCDDVMAETADISFGDAWVEPYSSDWRGTNVVVVRTPELHDIVQAGIAQGRLELSRVDADYVAATQAAGLRQRREGLAYRLTWRRRGRRPRRRVAPSNALPFRRKLIYRLRYAISAWSHSMFRLARWQHAPVIYLSWARAALRLYHGLAYGRGRMGAVARWLRLTTRND; the protein is encoded by the coding sequence ATGCCGTCCTCGCCTGAAATCGCGATCAGTCCGCGCCAGATTATCGCGTCTGGCATGTGCATCGGCTGCGGCGCCTGTGCGGCGGGATCGAACGCTCACATGACGCTGGACGCCTATGGCCAGTTCAAGCCCGCTGGGCCCGGCACACGGGATCGCAGCGCGGCATTCGGCCGGATTTGCCCCTTTTCGCCTGCTGCGTCCAATGAGGATGAGTTGGCTTCCCGGCGTTTTGCCGCCACCCCGCAAGTCGATGCTCGCCTCGGCCATTTCACCGCCGCCTATGTTGGCGCGGTGGCGGAGGGCGGTTACCGTCAACACGGCAGTTCGGGCGGCATGGTCAGCTGGGTCGCCGCCGAATTGCTGCGGCGCGGCCTGATCGACGGCGTGGCGCATGTGCGACCCGCCACGGACGGCCCACATTTCCGCTATGCGATATCCCGCACCGCCGACGATATCCTTGCCGGGGCCAAATCCCGCTACTACCCCGTCGAGCTCTCGGGCATTCTTGCTGAAATCCGGACCGTGCCGGGGCGCTATGCCATTGTCGGCATTCCCTGCTTCATCAAGGCGGTCCATCTGCTGCGGGCGGAAGATGCGGTCCTGCGCGAGCGCATCGCCTATACGTTGGGCCTGTTCTGCGGCCACATGAAGAGCGCAAGGCTGGTGGAGAGCTTTGCCTGGCAGATGCACACCGTGTCCGAAGCGGTGGCCCGGCCCGAATTCCGGCTCAAGGGGCCGGAGCGGCCCGCCAATTGGTATACGGCGCAACTGACCCTGAGGGATGGCGAAGTGCGACAGCAGGATTGGTTTAACCTTGCCGACGGCGATTGGGGCGCCGGCTTCTTCCAGAACTCCGCCTGCAATTGGTGCGACGATGTCATGGCGGAAACCGCCGATATCTCTTTCGGCGATGCCTGGGTGGAGCCCTATTCATCGGATTGGCGCGGCACCAATGTGGTCGTAGTTCGCACGCCCGAACTGCACGACATCGTGCAAGCCGGCATTGCCCAAGGCAGGCTGGAGCTGAGCCGGGTTGATGCGGACTATGTCGCCGCCACGCAGGCGGCCGGCCTGCGCCAGCGCCGCGAAGGTCTGGCCTATCGCCTGACCTGGCGCCGCCGAGGCCGAAGGCCGCGCAGACGTGTGGCGCCAAGCAACGCTCTTCCCTTCCGCCGCAAGCTGATCTACCGGCTGCGCTACGCCATCAGCGCTTGGAGCCATTCCATGTTTCGGCTGGCGCGCTGGCAGCATGCGCCCGTGATTTACCTGAGCTGGGCTCGCGCCGCCTTGCGCCTCTATCACGGCCTCGCCTATGGCCGGGGCAGAATGGGCGCCGTGGCGCGCTGGTTGCGGCTGACCACCCGCAACGACTAG
- a CDS encoding polysaccharide pyruvyl transferase family protein, with the protein MTPPQRIGVLTFHRCINYGSYWQARCLVEGLRERGHDAVLLDHQSSRINLAEWRCALRPVPEAPRDARYRAKTRKFFAAFEALPLSPPFPLQGPEQSEPYDLVLVGSDEVWNLSHPWYGGKALFYGEGLRAGRLAAYAASFGSQSGALDPYWSAQLSRFDAISVRDRNSQDIVETALGMRPPLVLDPVLQFAHLVPKAAVDARPYALVYGHGFPDWLIRAVTGWAQRRDLQLLSVGYDNPWADMQRIDAGPLEFAALMAGAAAVITNFFHGCVFAVINGKPFATAPSDYRFNKVRDLVAALGAEAHMVSESADECRYDHILTQPLDPLIARRIASLRAESEAYLDAVLA; encoded by the coding sequence ATGACCCCGCCCCAGCGCATCGGCGTGCTGACTTTTCACCGCTGCATCAATTACGGCTCCTATTGGCAGGCAAGATGTCTCGTTGAAGGCCTGCGCGAACGCGGCCATGACGCAGTGCTGCTCGATCACCAGTCGAGCCGCATCAACCTGGCCGAATGGCGCTGCGCCCTGCGGCCCGTTCCCGAGGCGCCGCGGGACGCCCGCTATCGGGCCAAAACCCGGAAGTTCTTTGCCGCGTTCGAGGCGCTGCCGCTGTCGCCGCCTTTTCCGTTGCAGGGGCCGGAACAGAGCGAGCCATACGATCTGGTGCTGGTGGGTAGCGACGAAGTGTGGAATCTCAGCCACCCCTGGTATGGGGGCAAGGCGCTGTTCTATGGCGAAGGCCTCAGGGCCGGCCGGCTCGCCGCCTATGCGGCAAGTTTTGGCAGTCAGTCGGGCGCGTTGGACCCATACTGGTCCGCGCAATTGAGCCGGTTCGACGCGATATCGGTGCGGGACCGCAATTCGCAGGACATTGTCGAAACCGCGCTCGGCATGCGGCCGCCCCTCGTGCTCGATCCCGTTCTGCAGTTCGCCCATCTCGTGCCGAAGGCGGCTGTGGACGCGCGGCCCTATGCGCTCGTCTATGGTCATGGTTTTCCGGATTGGCTGATACGGGCGGTGACGGGCTGGGCGCAGCGGCGCGATCTGCAGCTGCTCAGCGTGGGCTATGACAATCCCTGGGCCGACATGCAGCGCATCGATGCCGGCCCGCTTGAATTCGCTGCCCTGATGGCCGGTGCTGCGGCGGTCATCACCAACTTTTTCCACGGCTGCGTCTTCGCGGTGATCAACGGCAAGCCCTTTGCCACCGCGCCCTCGGACTATCGTTTCAACAAGGTGCGCGATCTCGTCGCGGCTTTGGGGGCCGAGGCGCATATGGTGTCGGAAAGCGCCGATGAGTGTCGCTATGACCATATCCTGACGCAGCCTCTCGATCCGCTTATCGCGCGCCGCATTGCCTCGCTGCGGGCCGAGTCGGAGGCCTATCTAGATGCCGTCCTCGCCTGA
- a CDS encoding Gfo/Idh/MocA family protein has translation MMPAADSMRASAPRVGFLGTGRIGLIRMRSLVEDGLVVPAMISDPSPAMVDAARALAPDALVAASLDEMLEHDLDGLVIATPSALHAEQSIRALERGLAVFCQKPLGRTQSEVASVVAAARQANRVLGVDLSYRHTEGMRRIRDLVQSGALGEVFAADLVFHNAYGPDKPWFFDKALSGGGCVMDLGVHLVDLALWTLGFPDVTSVTGHLFSRGAPIARDGDTVEDFATATLTLATGTVVRISCSWHLHAGRDAVIGADFYGTKGGASIANVRGSFLDFSAYHHSGTSSVALSEPPDAWPGRAATAWASQLRAGGRFDAAAEDFTIVADVLDRIYAR, from the coding sequence ATGATGCCGGCTGCAGATTCTATGCGCGCCAGCGCGCCGCGTGTGGGCTTTCTCGGCACCGGCCGCATCGGCCTGATCCGCATGCGCTCGCTGGTGGAAGACGGCCTGGTCGTTCCGGCAATGATTTCCGATCCGTCGCCCGCCATGGTCGACGCGGCCCGGGCGCTGGCGCCGGATGCACTGGTCGCGGCGTCGCTAGACGAGATGCTGGAACATGATCTCGATGGGCTGGTCATCGCCACGCCCAGCGCACTGCATGCCGAGCAATCTATCCGGGCGCTGGAGCGTGGCCTTGCGGTCTTCTGCCAGAAGCCGCTCGGTCGCACGCAGTCAGAGGTGGCGTCAGTGGTGGCTGCCGCGCGTCAGGCCAATCGGGTATTGGGGGTGGACCTCTCCTACCGCCATACCGAGGGCATGCGACGGATCCGCGATCTGGTTCAATCCGGCGCGCTGGGAGAGGTCTTCGCGGCCGATCTGGTGTTCCACAACGCCTATGGACCGGACAAGCCGTGGTTCTTCGACAAGGCGCTGTCCGGCGGCGGTTGCGTCATGGATCTGGGCGTGCATCTGGTCGATCTGGCTTTGTGGACCCTGGGCTTTCCAGACGTGACTTCGGTCACCGGCCACCTGTTCAGCCGGGGCGCACCGATCGCCCGTGACGGCGATACGGTCGAGGATTTCGCCACCGCCACGCTTACCCTGGCGACCGGGACGGTGGTGCGCATCTCCTGCTCATGGCATTTGCATGCGGGCCGCGACGCGGTCATCGGCGCCGATTTTTACGGCACCAAAGGCGGCGCCAGCATAGCCAATGTGCGTGGTTCCTTCCTAGATTTTTCCGCCTATCACCATAGCGGCACGAGCAGCGTGGCGCTATCCGAACCGCCTGATGCCTGGCCCGGCCGGGCGGCAACGGCCTGGGCAAGCCAGCTCCGTGCTGGTGGCCGCTTCGACGCGGCGGCCGAGGATTTCACCATCGTGGCCGATGTGCTCGACCGCATCTATGCGCGGTAA
- a CDS encoding MDR/zinc-dependent alcohol dehydrogenase-like family protein codes for MNRAIFPAEQLQAAVVTGPGLFRIETHDLPLPGPDQVRIRLEGCGVCASNLTPWAGPDWMKFPTEPGGLGHEGWGIIDAVGAGVTDLAIGDRVATLSYHSYASHDIAEADAVVKLPPELDDMPFPGEPLGCAMNIFKRAGISPGQTVAIVGIGFLGALLTQLAIAAGARVIAIARRPFALDLADRLGAEHTIAMQDHWQIIEQVKELTGGQFCDRVIEATGKQWPLDLAAELTRERGRLVIAGYHQDGPRQVNMQLWNWRGLDVINAHERDPAIYAQGVHEAIAAVVDGRIDPMPLYTHRYGLDQLDAALNATRDRPDGFLKALVLYP; via the coding sequence ATGAACCGTGCCATTTTCCCCGCCGAACAGCTGCAGGCCGCCGTGGTGACCGGACCAGGCCTGTTCCGGATCGAGACCCATGACCTGCCCCTGCCGGGGCCTGACCAGGTTCGCATCCGGCTCGAAGGCTGTGGCGTTTGCGCGTCCAATCTCACCCCATGGGCAGGACCGGACTGGATGAAATTTCCCACCGAACCGGGCGGGCTGGGTCACGAAGGCTGGGGCATTATCGACGCCGTGGGAGCGGGCGTGACTGATCTGGCTATCGGCGATCGCGTCGCCACGCTGTCTTATCACAGCTATGCCAGCCACGACATTGCCGAGGCCGATGCCGTGGTCAAACTGCCGCCCGAGCTGGACGATATGCCGTTTCCCGGCGAGCCGCTGGGCTGCGCGATGAATATCTTCAAGCGCGCCGGAATTTCCCCCGGCCAGACCGTGGCTATTGTCGGCATCGGCTTTTTGGGCGCGCTGCTGACGCAATTGGCAATTGCTGCCGGCGCCCGCGTCATTGCCATTGCCCGCCGGCCGTTCGCGCTGGATCTGGCCGACAGACTGGGCGCCGAGCACACCATTGCCATGCAGGATCACTGGCAGATCATCGAACAGGTCAAGGAGCTGACCGGCGGGCAGTTCTGCGACCGGGTCATCGAGGCCACCGGCAAGCAATGGCCACTCGATCTTGCCGCCGAACTCACACGCGAACGCGGCCGGCTGGTCATTGCCGGCTATCACCAGGATGGTCCGCGCCAGGTCAATATGCAGCTGTGGAACTGGCGGGGCCTGGATGTGATCAATGCGCATGAACGCGATCCGGCAATCTACGCCCAGGGCGTGCACGAGGCGATTGCCGCGGTGGTCGATGGCCGGATCGATCCGATGCCGCTCTATACCCACCGTTATGGGCTGGACCAACTCGATGCAGCGCTCAATGCCACGCGGGACCGGCCCGATGGCTTCCTCAAGGCGCTGGTGCTTTATCCATGA
- a CDS encoding UDP-glucose dehydrogenase family protein — protein MKIVILGAGYVGLTTSACLAELGHQVTCCDIDAGRVAALNRAETPIYEPGLGDLIKAQMQAGRLAFACDAKQAVGTANAVFLAVGTPSSEDGDIDLSYVEAAATEIAPYLPEGAVLVVKSTVVAGTAQRLKRLVDTRRGRDDIAVASNPEFLREGSAIEDFLHADRIIIGVDDAQSEALLRTLYRPLTRAGVPLLATRTVNAELIKYAANAMLALKIGFINDVADLCEALGGDVKAVADGIGRDHRIGTAFLAAGPGFGGSCFPKDTRAFASTGRRYGRPQPLIEALIEGNEARKGALAQRIIHAAPRHGRVAILGTSFKANTDDVREAAALTIVPRLIEAGLEVHAHDPQPGAAKRLLAAAHWHDTALAATRDADVAVILTEWDEYRTLDLTQLARAMRGRLLLDFRNIVVAQEAARAGLDYQGLGLPAAPSAQIRRGQGAAGSLRVAASPA, from the coding sequence ATGAAAATCGTAATTTTGGGCGCGGGTTATGTCGGTTTGACCACCAGTGCCTGTCTGGCCGAACTCGGCCATCAGGTGACGTGTTGCGATATCGATGCCGGCCGGGTGGCCGCGCTGAACCGCGCCGAAACCCCGATCTACGAGCCGGGCTTGGGCGATCTCATCAAGGCCCAGATGCAGGCCGGAAGGTTGGCCTTTGCATGCGACGCCAAACAGGCGGTCGGCACGGCAAACGCGGTGTTCCTCGCGGTAGGCACGCCCTCGAGCGAAGATGGCGATATCGATCTCTCCTATGTCGAGGCCGCCGCTACCGAGATTGCGCCTTACCTGCCGGAGGGTGCGGTCCTTGTGGTCAAATCCACCGTGGTCGCCGGAACGGCGCAGCGGCTGAAACGACTGGTCGATACGCGGCGCGGCCGTGACGATATTGCGGTGGCCTCCAATCCCGAATTCCTGCGCGAAGGCTCGGCCATCGAGGATTTCCTGCATGCCGACCGCATCATTATCGGCGTCGATGATGCGCAGTCCGAGGCATTGCTGCGCACGCTCTATCGCCCCCTGACCCGGGCCGGGGTGCCATTGCTGGCCACGCGCACCGTCAATGCCGAACTGATCAAATATGCCGCCAACGCCATGCTAGCGCTCAAGATCGGCTTCATCAATGACGTGGCCGACCTGTGCGAGGCGCTGGGCGGGGATGTAAAGGCCGTGGCCGACGGTATCGGCCGCGATCACCGGATCGGCACCGCCTTTCTGGCCGCCGGCCCCGGTTTTGGCGGTTCGTGCTTTCCCAAGGATACCCGCGCCTTTGCCAGCACCGGGCGGCGATATGGCCGGCCCCAGCCCCTGATCGAAGCGCTTATCGAAGGCAATGAAGCGCGCAAGGGTGCGTTGGCCCAAAGGATCATCCACGCCGCGCCCCGGCATGGCCGCGTGGCTATTCTGGGCACCAGTTTCAAGGCGAATACCGACGATGTCCGTGAGGCAGCGGCGCTGACCATCGTGCCGCGACTGATCGAGGCGGGATTGGAGGTACATGCCCACGATCCCCAACCTGGGGCCGCCAAGCGCCTGCTGGCCGCTGCCCATTGGCATGATACTGCGCTGGCCGCGACCCGCGACGCCGATGTCGCGGTGATCCTCACCGAATGGGACGAATACCGCACGCTCGATCTGACGCAGCTTGCCCGGGCGATGCGCGGCCGGTTGCTGCTCGATTTCCGCAATATCGTTGTAGCGCAGGAGGCCGCCCGCGCGGGGCTGGATTACCAGGGCCTTGGCCTTCCCGCGGCGCCATCCGCCCAGATCAGGCGCGGGCAGGGCGCCGCAGGCAGCCTGCGCGTCGCCGCCTCACCCGCATGA
- a CDS encoding NAD-dependent epimerase/dehydratase family protein, with amino-acid sequence MKQILITGGCGFIGRHVTEELRERGYGVRILDSLIDQVHSDAAAAAPEGVDLIRADVRDKAALVEALEGIDGVIHLAAEVGVGQSMYEIARYVGGNDLGTAVLLEAMIDMPVRRIVVASSMSVYGEGLYHTSAGDSIDSVRRRSVDIKAGRWDPVGPDGSGLVPAPTDEQKSVDLASIYALTKYAQERAVLIFGEAYGVDAVALRLFNVFGPGQALSNPYTGVLANFASRLINGQRPMIFEDGRQRRDFVHVRDVARAFRLALEQREAAGHVINIGSGNAYAIADVATMLARAMGVPQLEPDIMGKARSGDIRNCFADISKARDLLGFEPRFRLEDCLDELADWVRQAQAVDRGAEMKRQLEERGLVS; translated from the coding sequence ATGAAACAGATTTTGATCACCGGCGGCTGCGGTTTTATCGGGCGCCATGTCACAGAAGAATTGCGCGAACGGGGCTATGGCGTTCGCATTCTCGATAGCCTGATTGACCAGGTACACAGCGATGCCGCCGCCGCAGCGCCCGAGGGTGTCGACCTCATCCGCGCCGATGTCCGGGACAAGGCGGCGCTGGTCGAGGCGCTGGAGGGCATTGATGGCGTGATCCATCTGGCGGCCGAAGTCGGGGTCGGCCAATCCATGTACGAGATCGCCCGCTATGTCGGGGGCAATGATCTGGGCACTGCCGTCCTGCTCGAAGCCATGATCGACATGCCTGTGCGTCGCATCGTGGTTGCCTCCTCGATGAGCGTTTACGGCGAGGGGCTCTATCACACCAGCGCCGGCGACAGCATCGACTCCGTGCGGCGGCGCAGCGTCGATATCAAGGCGGGCCGCTGGGATCCGGTGGGGCCCGATGGATCTGGGCTGGTTCCCGCGCCTACCGACGAGCAAAAGTCGGTCGATCTCGCCTCCATCTACGCGCTTACCAAATATGCGCAGGAGCGCGCGGTGCTGATCTTCGGGGAGGCCTATGGCGTGGACGCCGTAGCGCTGCGCCTGTTCAACGTCTTCGGCCCCGGCCAGGCGCTCTCCAATCCCTATACCGGCGTGCTGGCCAATTTCGCCTCCCGGCTGATCAACGGCCAGCGGCCGATGATCTTCGAGGACGGCAGGCAAAGGCGAGATTTCGTGCATGTCCGCGACGTGGCCCGCGCCTTCCGGCTGGCGCTGGAACAACGCGAGGCGGCCGGGCATGTCATCAATATCGGCAGCGGCAATGCCTATGCCATTGCCGACGTGGCCACCATGCTGGCCCGCGCCATGGGCGTACCCCAGCTCGAGCCCGACATCATGGGCAAGGCGCGATCTGGCGATATCCGCAACTGCTTTGCCGACATTTCCAAGGCGCGCGACCTGTTGGGGTTCGAGCCGCGCTTCCGCCTCGAAGACTGCCTGGACGAGCTGGCCGATTGGGTGCGACAGGCGCAGGCAGTGGATCGCGGTGCGGAGATGAAGCGGCAACTCGAAGAGCGAGGCCTGGTTTCATGA